attttggcgccgttgccggggagtgattctagttgatttttgtgcttcttgtgatctttatttcgtgcttgaaatttttgaaaaaaaaaatcgttagTTTTCAATAGTTACAGTTTCAGCAGAATTCTGATTTTTGGTGGAACTAGGCCTTGTTACTATAGTTTTCTGAAGGTAAACGACGTTCTGAGCAAGACTAGTTAATCCTTTGGATTACTAGCCCCACCCTCTCGAGGCCAAATTCCACTGTTTTCTAGGTTTTTTAGGCATTTTTGTGTTTTAGCGTAGAATTTTTAGTTATTTTCATtactctaaatttttttttttctgatttgtttTTCATGGTTTATTAGAGTTTTCTTGACTGTTTATGACTGTAACTCGCTCTTCTAATCAAGGTGATTTGCAGTGTGATCCAGAAATAGAGAGAACTTTGTGCAGGTTGAGGAGGAAAGCTCGGAGAAATTCTGAAGTGAACGATCTAGCTCTTGATTCCCTATTTGCTAGCGAGtctgatttagaagaagaggaagtcatggctgaaaatcgaactttgaaagagcttgctgcccctgatttgaatcaacaaccattatgcataacattccctactctagatgctactacttttgaattaaaatctggactaatacatctcttgcccactttccatggccttgcaggtgaagatcctcacaaGCATCTAAAGGAGTTTCATGTGGTTTGCACGAGTATGAAACCCACGGGGGTGACCGAAGAGCAAATTAAATTAAGAGCCTTTCCGTTTTCTTTGAAGGATTCGGCTAAGGATTGGCTCTATTATCTACCATCTGGAAGTATTACCATATGGAACGAGATGAAGAGATTGTTTTTAGAGAAATATTTTCCAGCTTCAAGGGCGGCCAACATTCGAAAGAAATTTGTGGTGTAAGGCAGCAAAACGGAGAGTCCCTACACGAATACTGGAAATGTTTCAAGAAATTATGTGCAAgctgccctcatcatcaaattagTGAGCAGTTACTTATCCAGTATTTTTATGAGGGCCTTCTACCCACTGAAAGGAGCATGATTGATGCTGCTAGTGGAGGAGCTTTGGTGGATAAAACTCCAGAAACCGCGAGAAACTTGATTGCAAATATGGCAGCCAATTCTCAACAATTTGGCACTAGGCTTGACCCTCCATCTAAGCATGTTAATGAGGTAAATATTTCTTCCCTTGAACAGCAAATTGCGAGTCTAACTTCTCTTGTTCGTCAAATGGCTGTAGGTAATATGCAAACAGAAAAGGCTTGTGGGATTTGTTCGGTAGTAGGACATCCAACTGATATGTGCCCAACTCTTCAAGAGGAGCCCACTGAGCAAGTGAATGCGGCGGGTGGTTTTCCTGGACAACCTCAAAGGAAGTATGATCCCTATTCGAGCACATATAACCAGGGATGGTGGGATCACCCCAATCTTAGTTATAGGAATCCACAAGTAAATCAGCCCGCGACTCAAAACCGCCCAAATTTTCAGCAATATCAGCAGCCATATCCTCCTAGACAACAACCGGGCCAAACTTCTAATTCTGCTATGTCTTTAGAAGATATTGTTAAGACTCTTGCCACTAATACTTTGCAATTTCAACAGGAGACAAAACAATTTCAGCATGAGGCGAGGGCCAGTATTCAAAGTTTAGACAATCAAATGGGCCAGATGGCAACCGCAATTAGTCGGCTAGAGGCACAAAGTTCGGGAAAATTACCCTCTCAAACAGTAGTAAATCCAAGAGAAAATGCAAGTGCAATCATTTTGAGAAGTGGTAAGGAGGTTGAGATTCCAACAAAGGCAACCCCTGCATCGTCgaaacaagaaaaggagaaaaacatcGTTGCAGACAGGAACATTTCCAATGACGATGATGTACCTAAGCATAAGTTTCCACCTCTTTCGGCTTATAAACTAGTATCTCCTTTTCCTCAAGCTTTAGTAGAATCTAGAAAAGATGAGCAAAATAAAGATTTATATGAGACTTTTCGTAGATGCGAGGTAAATATTCCACTTTTAGATGCTATTAAACAAGTACCTCGTTATGCTAAATTTCTGAAAGAATATGTACAATTAAGCGGAAACAAAAACTTAAAGGATGTGAGAAGGTAAGAGTTGGAGAGAATGTTTCTGCAGTTATTCAAAGAAAACTCCCTGcaaagtgcaaattgatatctttgcatcaatgatcagttgtaaaattccgatggtggatgttgacttagaccaagatttgttcttttgattgatttcaatacttaaatctgaattcttcttagttgttttattattttcattatactcaaaccccccctccgtccttgttcaagttgcataaaactaggctagatactctccatgggaacgatccttactcgcactactacatatatatttttagaagtataggttttatttttggttgccgGCGACAGCACACcaagtctctacttgcaattctgcaaaagagatatgggacagacttgaagtgactcacgagggcacgaatcaagtcaaggaatctaaaataaacatgctagttcataagtatgaactatttaaaatggattctaatgaaactatcacttgcatgtttactagatttactgatattgtcaatggtctaaaaagtcttgacaaaagttatgctaacagtgaccttgtcaggaaaattcttcgatctttgccaagatcatggaaagccaaggtaacggcaattcaagaagccaaggacttgaacaagctgccactcgagaagcttcttggatcctttatgacgcatgagctcacgatgaaacaacacagcgaagaagaatcctctcataagaaaaaggtaatagccctcaaatctacttcttctaataaagatccatcttgcagtagcagcagcgaagaagaagacagtgagggagatgatgaagaggctcttctcgtgagaAAGTtccgaagattcatcaaccggaagaagtccattcattagaagagaggttcctcaagttcctacaacaaggataaagataaGAAAAGGAAGAGTGAGAAAATCGGATGTTATGAATGTAAGAAGTCAGaacatttcagagtcgactgtcccttgctgaagaagggcagcagatacaagaaaaagaaagctcttgtctccactttgtcggactccgattcatcatcatcatcatcggatgaggaacaagaggaaaaggccaacttctgttttatggcaaacgaaaatgaggtaacatctgaaacacatttagattttatctttgatgaattgtatgatgcttttaatgaactaatggatgaatataagacaataaatcttaagaacaaagaactaaaactaactaatcaatctcacttccgtaagtatgataaattaattaaggacaaggatcttatcattaaaaaaaatttagaacttaaaacaagcaaccaaatgttaattcaaaaaactaataccttaattaaagataacaaaaaactaattaagaaaatttcagaacttaaaaatggtaaacaaactataaaagataatctcacaaaagacataaacatactaaaaacagaaaaatagaagctaacaaaagaacttgaaaaatacaaacctattgtagaaaagtttacatacagttttgaaaaattggaaatgatacttaataatcaacgagctgtgtttaatagagctggtttaggatataaacctaagaataagcaaaagctccttaaaaacttttttgtgaaagcaggggaaagtaaaactaagaatataacctgtttttgctgtggaaaagtaggacataaagctaatgtgtgtgaccataggaaagtagaagctaaaagaaaaattaaaaaggtttgagttccgaaaggaaccaacattactaaccttgaaggacccaagaaaacttgggtacctaaaactgtatgatttccttgtgtaggagtgtcttgcagccaaagttgaCCAAAACtgttggtatttggatagtggctgctcaagacacatgacgggtgacaagaagcaatttttcaccctagtgcctaaaaagggaggtgctatGATTTTTGGAGATGATaatcaaggtcacatcgttggcatgggtaaagtacaaatcacctcctcaaccttcattgataatgtacgatttgtagatggtcttaagcataactgatagtcaactttaaagaccacgcaatagcacgtatctagtaggatagtgattacgggtatcgatccacagggattggggtatagttgtttttctttaaaaataaaaatatttaaaagaaagagtttgtgaagaaaattaaactaagaaatttaataaaagaaaatgcaattaaaaggatatcagtttgggagaatctagggcaaggaattcaccacgaacatcagaacaagggttatttataatttatttcgttcttggattaacatgcaaattggctacaagcctaataagcattcgaatagaaattcacaaaagtaatttaggcataatccatcttcagttggcatgaaatgtctaccctaatctaaggtggcagcacatcgcatctttcctaagcatggactatcttatatttacttagtgatcatgaagaacagttgtataaacatcatacttaaaatcacagaaattaaatatgatttaaaagaagatatccattaaaaataataagttcataccaccccaagaatataaaataaaatataaaacccatgtctctgtgttagggctgcatccagccctagagaggagatcagctttccatggagtcgtgggcgacagcagcagcggcacagcagcgggctcccatttcttcttttcttcctcccttccctgggtctctccttccttctctagcaatttattattttttcttttggaaagtcattcccaaaaagacccaaagtattctctccctcctctgtttcctgTAGGACTTCCACCCGAGAAGAGATGATCCGAAGAAGAGAagactcctccttttatagcttcaccTGAATGGGAGGATAAGGTTGATTGAGCTGATCCTCCGTTGGGAAGATAAGCTCATGGAAGCTTGATCTTCGGATGCGGCTGGGACGCGGAGCAAAGATTTGAACTGATCCTAAGCAGGGGAGCAGCTTGAACGTGGTGGATAGGCTGGGATTTGGCTGGCCACGGGATACGAATGGATCACGAACGGCATGAAGGGAAGATGAACTCGATCGCAGGTGATTCGGAAGATTTACTGGCATGATCCGGAGAGGGGGTTGAGAGGATAAACTTGGGAAAATGGTTGAGATCTGTTCGTGGACGTGATCCGGAGGAGGCAGGCTTGCTTCAGTTGGGAAGGAGTGGTTGTGGATGACGGAATGGCTGGGATTCTGGTGGAAGAAGATGGGATCCGAACGGGAGAAAATCTGGGAAAGATCCGGGTGAAGATGAGGATCCATGATCCATTCTGGAGTAAATCTGAATGGGATATGAGGAAGAAATTTGGGATTAATCTGGCAGAAGGTTGGCTTGATTTGCGAACGGGATAAGGATGCAGGGGATGTTTGGATCTCGGCTGATAACAGGGAGATGAAGCTCGATCGCAGATGATTGAGGATGAAGCCGAATCGTTGCAGATGCTGGGAGGAAAACAGAACGACGGAGCTTGATTTGCGGACGGGATTAGCTGGTTCTCATCCGGAAGGGAAGGGATAAGCGGAATAGTTGGGATAATGTTCACGAACAGAAGGAGATGGGATGCTCATCCGGCTGGGAGCAGATTGGCTCGATTCGGGAGAAGAAATCTGGAGAGAGAAGTTGGGAGGATCAACGTGGAGGAGATGACGGAGAACAGGGGATGTTTCGGTTTTGGATGAATGTCGTGGAACAAGGGAGTTGGAAAGGATTCGTAAAATCTGGGACTTGGAATTCAATCAAACGTGGATGCTGGGATGTTAGGTAGATTAAGCCGGAAGATAAGATGGAGGAATTGGATTCGGAAGTTGGGAGGAAAGGCCGATCTGTGGGATATTAGAAGGATAGATTCAGCTGGGAATCTTGGTTTGGGGTGTCCGGGATGCATGGGATTCGGAGAGGTGAACTCATCCGTGGATGGAGTCAATCCCAAATGGGAGAGGAAGAAACGAGGAGTGCTCTGTTAGCTGGACACAGGGGATGAGGATGAAGTTTCGGATGGAGAAGGATGCGGACGCGAGATGAACTCGGGACATTGGGAAAACTGGACTCTATTTTGAATCttaaaacaggggaggaaaAGGGGATGACGTGGAAGCTTGTTCTCTAAGCACTTAAAGGGTGACGTGGACATGGGTTCAGCTGCAAAcgtgacctgcacacattagttcagacatcatcccaattagttcgactcgacctgcacacattagacttaatcattaaataattaaatcaactcgaatcacctcttataattattaaaatgcaatgatgatggtaacacatattttatggttaaatttatgAAATGTGTgtgttaaaataatgataagtgctaggagaaagaggttaatttatatattatttagcacttatcacaccccccaacctacattttccTAGTCCTcgagtaaaataaaaaaaactaactcacttttgcaggaatcacgattggatttaccgtatgcaataaggctttaaacccctaggtggccctagtggacgagttttgtctcgtgagggtttccggctcagatacccacaaactgttgtctctacccaaagagtttattgttttataaaatctaatttcaaatgcataagtgccaagaatttcaaatgcACACAAAGtgttaattactaagtcagcccaaatcctaggtcagtatgcaacttaagttgaagttattaagttttccgttagagagttgtaaggctaatttatacttgggtgctcggtgatatctggaccatacacaagctaagatttTAGatcccccaaaatactgctaaagctagtagtttccaagaattggtcagataagacctaatcactgattcaaaatcatcctatcttgcaggattttgagagttgtgaatgtttactttaatacctcatgggctttatctgtaatattccagtttacacgaatttttacaacgacggctttcacactatcgtctttttcaaggtcaatattattttctctttctctatttttttttattatttattttaaataaattatgcacttttattcttgtaatgattcctccatgtagcgagcattcagtcaacactcccataccagatggcataaggtgttgggcatcaagactctcctacggacctatactcgggttcctcatacaagcccgctgacttttgacaataggtagctcttttcgatgtacctgactaaattcacttttttttttctttttttttttttgagataaaagggaattagataagtatgattcatcaggactcaaggttgctaccagacttaacaacataatgttgaacctaacccttagaagtgcagaccATGTGTGTTgtaaaattccaaagtaaaaattatcttacaactcactaaaagaacttttaatgaaaagaactcaagttgtcttacttctgactagtcattggactttttagattttatatactttgtgtgattatcatttcagcactaaggcatagaaattaggtttttttttttgaaattcacttaaaaatgtgaaaatgcgaaaaattccttcaaaaattcaaattctataccccccaacctagattagacattgtcctcaatgttttttttttgaatattatattattatttttattgttttatatattttttattttggacaaaaatatgatgcatatggaggatagaaacattttaccgtagttgcatcagtaatatgagggatcctgttaagaaaataaaaaaaattcgacAAAAAAATATGCGGAAATAACctatgagaattgggttgcctcccaacaagcgctaagtttaacgtcttcagccagacgcagtgcatccttatcaaatcataccgggttcatgccgcgttctccaaggaagaaaatttgtggaagactgattgtCGGGCAAGGAGTTGAcggcttctatggccttgtctatatcaaagtcaaaatgggccaagtatgttttcagagggttatctgccaaaatataggaaagggtttcttctacaagatcgtccattttgtctattaggaagcactcaacttcctttgcaggttgatcagaggcacgaaatatatttaacctgaccttcatatttccaaaagatatattcatcaccccaattctacaatttatactcgcattggctgtagctagaaagggacgacctagaatcatagggatctgtttcttaaaGTTCGGCAccggttccatatcaaggacgataaaatcgactgggaaatagaatttgtctaccttgactaggacgtcttcaattattcctcgtggtattttaacagatcgattagccaattgcagggacaccgaagttggttttaactcacctaatccaagtttctcataaactgagtaaggtaaaaggttgacacttgcccctagatctaagagtgctcgatcaatgaaattatttcctaagacacgggagatggtgggagcaccaggatctttgaatttcggaggggtgttgtgttggagaatagaactcacttgctcagttaggaagatctttttaggcacatgtgttatagattttcgcttttgggtacaaagatctttgagaaatttggcataggagggaacttgtcgaatagcatcaagaagcggaaggttaatttttacttgtttgaaaatttccatcatctcctctagtgaagttcctttcttgccaaagggagtgggtgcattaagtgcttcaggaaatggggcctttggaatgtgagttttggcagaaggtaggctagctgaagaagaagaagaaggttttagattttcatttgatacatttctatcctcttcttcacctttcttattgttatcctccccaatcttattgtctactacacgtccactccttagggtagtcaacgcattggcttgttcatgatgaagtgtatttagttgatttttttgagccatgtattgtcccctaggattactcactggttggcttggaagctttccttcctctcgcttgttcagtgcattagctagttgccccatttgggattctagcttggcgatggattgcgtgtgagagtgcaccaattgtgtaatggtttccaaaccttgaagggaggtcaatactttctcctcaaaggctatgtttctatggggtggaggaggagtgtgttgaaattgagtcgaaggacggtagggatgaatattttgtggggtttgaaaattctgaggattttgaaaattttgggagtagggttgcgcaagattcgaagcttgctgcttccaggaaaaatttggatggttaCGCCATCCCAGGTTGTAAGTggtagaatatggatcattacccggtcggggTTGCGTTTGGGCAACAttcacttgttcttgcacaaattcaggaaattgagctgccgaagggcactcaaaaatagggtgagacgggctagaacagagagcacaaacttgtgcttggggaaagtttggaagctattctctagacattagctggtccaacttgcgggatagtgcatctactttgtcagatagacctatggactggctaacttcatatatggtcccttttctttgagaactcgggggtgcttgacgagcagaggaagcatggtggagagaattttcattaaggttttcaaataattgccatgcctcatgatcacttttaagcatgaaagtacccccgcatgcggcatcgatcatctgacggtttcgtttagtcaatccgtcatagaaacattgcactaattgccatttgggtatttgatgatgcgggcattttcggagtaagtctctaaatttttcccaagtttcatgaaattcttccctgtcagattgggagaagctcgtgatagcacgcctaaattggtttgttcttcctatgggaaaatatttttttagaaattcatgttgcatttgagcccatgaaagaatggaattggcttctaatgagtgaagccactgcttagctctatccttaagagaaaaagggaatagcctaagtttcagagcattgtcagtgaagttctgaattttgacagtggtgcagatctcaaggaactcatctaaatgtttgtatgggtcttcattattaagtccataaaaagagggaagcatttggatgacactagacttaatttcaaactgcaCAGCAgccgtggtatcaggtagttgAATACAAGATGgggaggtataaatggaaggagtgaagtactcctttaacagtttgggttgctcttcagccatctcgacaagtggtgtagatcctatggttctataggtacggatttcggctcgaagggccctaatagaacgctctatttcagaatcaaaaggtactaattcaaggagatctggaacgacaccctagcatacactaatgcTTTTCTAATCAGTTAAGTGCGgttaagcatgcattaaaagaaaaagacttcaaatccttatgtttgccctaaaatcactagacagctcctaactggtttgaagagggcacctaagcctccaatccggtctaatgaactgagttgaccaggtaagctcccaggtaagtgggggggggggtcacgatgctttgcaaaggtcccacttaaaaaccacttgcctcgaacagatgaactgtctcccttgggacaaagcttgcctagacatcaactgagccacagagcgaaattggtgcaactttcggtgatcttcatcct
This DNA window, taken from Phoenix dactylifera cultivar Barhee BC4 unplaced genomic scaffold, palm_55x_up_171113_PBpolish2nd_filt_p 000160F, whole genome shotgun sequence, encodes the following:
- the LOC120104991 gene encoding uncharacterized protein LOC120104991 produces the protein MERDEEIVFREIFSSFKGGQHSKEICGVRQQNGESLHEYWKCFKKLCASCPHHQISEQLLIQYFYEGLLPTERSMIDAASGGALVDKTPETARNLIANMAANSQQFGTRLDPPSKHVNEVNISSLEQQIASLTSLVRQMAVGNMQTEKACGICSVVGHPTDMCPTLQEEPTEQVNAAGGFPGQPQRKYDPYSSTYNQGWWDHPNLSYRNPQVNQPATQNRPNFQQYQQPYPPRQQPGQTSNSAMSLEDIVKTLATNTLQFQQETKQFQHEARASIQSLDNQMGQMATAISRLEAQSSGKLPSQTVVNPRENASAIILRSGKEVEIPTKATPASSKQEKEKNIVADRNISNDDDVPKHKFPPLSAYKLVSPFPQALVESRKDEQNKDLYETFRRCEVNIPLLDAIKQVPRYAKFLKEYVQLSGNKNLKDVRR